One Sparus aurata chromosome 5, fSpaAur1.1, whole genome shotgun sequence genomic window carries:
- the ap1b1 gene encoding AP-1 complex subunit beta-1 isoform X3, with amino-acid sequence MKADVDVFANVTQSKDGSKNRVWEGTKAITAPCSPVTENRQFGSKMTDSKYFTTTKKGEIFELKAELNSDKKEKKKEAVKKVIASMTVGKDVSALFPDVVNCMQTDNLELKKLVYLYLMNYAKSQPDMAIMAVNTFVKDCEDPNPLIRALAVRTMGCIRVDKITEYLCEPLRKCLKDEDPYVRKTAAVCVAKLHDINAQLVEDQGFLDTLKDLISDSNPMVVANAVAALSEIAESHPNSNLLDLNPQTINKLLTALNECTEWGQIFILDCLANYTPRDDRESQSICERVTPRLSHANSAVVLSAVKVLMKFMEMLPKDLDYYGTLLKKLAPPLVTLLSAEPELQYVALRNINLIVQRRPEILKHEMKVFFVKYNDPIYVKLEKLDIMIRLASQANIAQVLAELKEYATEVDVDFVRKAVRAIGRCAIKVEQSAERCVSTLLDLIQTKVNYVVQEAIVVIKDIFRKYPNKYESVIATLCENLDSLDEPEARAAMIWIVGEYAERIDNADELLESFLEGFHDESTQVQLQLLTAIVKLFLKKPTETQELVQQVLSLATQDSDNPDLRDRGYIYWRLLSTDPVAAKEVVLAEKPLISEETDLIEPTLLEELICHIGTLASVYHKPPSAFVEGSRGVQHKRLPGSAGSGESADSPDTGSAAGVSEAPPAVIPSQGDLLGDLLNLDLTPPTTSGPPPAPSSGMQMGAMDLLGGGLDSLMGDESEPLGGDLGGSPAMGAGFGAPPTAMPASFPPPVSGGLDDLFDLGGSVGMPMGAYSPPKSIWLPAMKAKGLEISGTFARRAGVIQMEMTLTNKAMSIMTDFAIQFNRNSFGLAPAGPLQVLTPVGPNQSIEVALPLSTVGPVMKMEPLTNLQVAVKNNIDVFYFSSQYPISMLFVEDGKMERQVFLATWKDIPNDNEAQFQIKDCHLNSDAASSKLQGSNVFTIAKRTVEGQDMLYQSMKLTNGIWVLAELRVQAGNPNYTVSLKCRAPEVSQCVFQSYEAMLKN; translated from the exons GAGAATCGACAGTTTGGATCCAAGATGACGGACTCCAAGTACTTCACCACTACCAAGAAAG GGGAGATCTTTGAGCTCAAGGCGGAGCTCAACAGCGataagaaggagaagaagaaggaggctGTGAAGAAGGTCATTGCATCTATGACAGTTGGCAAGGATGTCAG CGCTCTGTTCCCAGATGTTGTCAACTGCATGCAGACGGACAACCTTGAACTGAAAAAGCTCGTCTACCTCTACCTGATGAACTACGCCAAGAGTCAGCCGGATATGGCTATCATGGCTGTCAACACCTTTGTGAAG GACTGTGAAGACCCTAACCCTCTGATCCGGGCCCTTGCTGTCCGTACGATGGGCTGCATCCGCGTGGACAAGATCACGGAGTACCTCTGCGAGCCGCTGAGAAAATGCCTGAAGGATGAAGACCCGTACGTGAGAAAGACGGCCGCCGTGTGTGTCGCCAAGCTGCATGATATCAACGCTCAGTTGGTGGAGGACCAAGGCTTCCTGGACACCCTTAAAGACCTCATATCTGACTCCAACCCCATG GTTGTAGCGAACGCAGTGGCAGCGCTGTCGGAGATAGCAGAGTCTCACCCCAACAGTAATCTACTGGACCTGAACCCGCAGACCATCAACAAGCTGCTGACGGCTTTAAATGAGTGTACAGAGTGGGGACAGATATTCATCCTTGACTGCCTGGCCAATTACACGCCCCGCGATGACCGTGAGTCCCAAAG CATCTGTGAGCGTGTCACCCCACGGCTCTCGCATGCCAACTCTGCAGTGGTGCTGTCAGCTGTTAAAGTTTTAATGAAGTTCATGGAGATGCTTCCCAAAGACCTGGACTACTACGGCACCCTGCTGAAGAAGCTCGCCCCGCCACTGGtcactctcctctctgctgagcCCGAGTTGCAATATGTGGCCCTCAGAAACATCAACCTCATCGTACAGAGACG cccAGAGATCCTGAAACACGAGATGAAGGTCTTCTTTGTCAAGTACAATGACCcaatctatgtcaaactggagaAGCTGGACATCATGATTCGCCTGGCATCTCAAGCCAACATCGCCCAG GTCCTGGCTGAGCTGAAGGAGTACGCCACTGAGGTGGATGTGGACTTTGTCCGTAAAGCGGTCAGAGCCATCGGCCGCTGTGCCATCAAAGTAGAG CAATCAGCGGAGCGCTGTGTCAGCACCCTGCTAGACCTCATCCAAACCAAGGTCAACTATGTGGTGCAGGAGGCCATCGTGGTCATCAAGGACATCTTCCGGAAGTACCCCAACAA GTATGAGAGTGTGATTGCCACTCTGTGTGAAAACCTGGACTCCCTGGATGAGCCGGAGGCGCGCGCCGCCATGATCTGGATTGTGGGAGAGTACGCTGAGCGCATCGACAATGCTGATGAGCTGCTGGAGAGCTTTTTGGAGGGTTTCCACGACGAAAGcactcag GTGCAGCTGCAGCTACTGACAGCAATCGTCAAGTTGTTCCTGAAGAAGCCCACTGAGACCCAGGAGCTGGTGCAGCAGGTGTTGAGCTTagccacacag GACTCTGATAACCCAGACCTCAGGGACCGTGGCTACATCTACTGGCGTCTGCTCTCCACAGACCCCGTGGCTGCTAAGGAGGTGGTTCTTGCTGAGAAGCCCCTGATCTCTGAGGAGACGGATCTGATTGAACCCAcgctgctggaggagctcatCTGTCACATTGGTACTCTGGCCTCCGTCTACCACAAGCCTCCCAGTGCCTTTGTTGAGGGCAGCCGCGGCGTTCAGCACAAGAGACTCCCGGGCAGTGCTGGATC AGGAGAGAGTGCTGACAGCCCAGATACcggttctgctgctggagtttcTGAGGCGCCCCCTGCTGTAATCCCATCCCAGGGAGACCTCCTGGGAGATCTGCTTAATCTGGACCTGACACCTCCCACTACCAGCGGACCACCGCCAGCCCCCTCCTCTGGGATGCAGATGGGTGCTATGGACCTTCTCGGAGGAGGACTGGACAGCCTG ATGGGGGATGAGTCTGAGCCG CTTGGCGGCGACCTTGGAGGAAGTCCTGCT AtgggtgctggttttggtgcacCGCCAACTGCAATGCCAGCTTCCTTCCCTCCACCCGTGAGCGGCGGTCTGGATGACCTGTTCGACCTCGGTGGGAGTGTTGGCATGCCCATGGGAGCCTACAGCCCTCCTAAATCA ATTTGGCTTCCAGCCATGAAGGCCAAGGGTCTGGAGATATCCGGCACGTTTGCCCGCCGTGCCGGGGTCATCCAGATGGAGATGACCCTCACTAATAAAGCTATGAGTATCATGACTGACTTTGCTATCCAGTTTAACAGAAACAG CTTTGGTCTCGCTCCGGCCGGGCCACTCCAGGTTCTCACCCCTGTTGGCCCAAACCAGAGCATTGAAGTGGCCCTTCCCCTCAGTACTGTGGGACCTGTCATGAAGATGGAGCCTCTTACTAACCTGCAG GTGGCCGTTAAGAACAACATTGACGTATTCTACTTCAGCTCCCAGTACCCCATCAGCATGCTGTTTGTAGAGGATGGCAAGATGG AGCGACAGGTGTTCCTGGCCACATGGAAGGACATTCCTAATGACAACGAGGCCCAGTTTCAGATCAAAGACTGCCATCTCAACTCAG ATGCAGCTTCCAGCAAACTGCAGGGTAGCAACGTCTTCACCATAGCCAAGCGCACAGTGGAGGGTCAGGACATGCTGTACCAGTCGATGAAGCTCACCAACGGCATCTGGGTTCTGGCTGAGCTGAGGGTGCAGGCAGGAAACCCAAACTACACG gtgtctcTGAAGTGCAGAGCTCCGGAAGTTTCCCAGTGTGTGTTCCAGAGCTACGAGGCGATGCTGAAGAACTGA
- the ap1b1 gene encoding AP-1 complex subunit beta-1 isoform X4, whose translation MKADVDVFANVTQSKDGSKNRVWEGTKAITAPCSPVTENRQFGSKMTDSKYFTTTKKGEIFELKAELNSDKKEKKKEAVKKVIASMTVGKDVSALFPDVVNCMQTDNLELKKLVYLYLMNYAKSQPDMAIMAVNTFVKDCEDPNPLIRALAVRTMGCIRVDKITEYLCEPLRKCLKDEDPYVRKTAAVCVAKLHDINAQLVEDQGFLDTLKDLISDSNPMVVANAVAALSEIAESHPNSNLLDLNPQTINKLLTALNECTEWGQIFILDCLANYTPRDDRESQSICERVTPRLSHANSAVVLSAVKVLMKFMEMLPKDLDYYGTLLKKLAPPLVTLLSAEPELQYVALRNINLIVQRRPEILKHEMKVFFVKYNDPIYVKLEKLDIMIRLASQANIAQVLAELKEYATEVDVDFVRKAVRAIGRCAIKVEQSAERCVSTLLDLIQTKVNYVVQEAIVVIKDIFRKYPNKYESVIATLCENLDSLDEPEARAAMIWIVGEYAERIDNADELLESFLEGFHDESTQVQLQLLTAIVKLFLKKPTETQELVQQVLSLATQDSDNPDLRDRGYIYWRLLSTDPVAAKEVVLAEKPLISEETDLIEPTLLEELICHIGTLASVYHKPPSAFVEGSRGVQHKRLPGSAGSGESADSPDTGSAAGVSEAPPAVIPSQGDLLGDLLNLDLTPPTTSGPPPAPSSGMQMGAMDLLGGGLDSLLGGDLGGSPAMGAGFGAPPTAMPASFPPPVSGGLDDLFDLGGSVGMPMGAYSPPKSIWLPAMKAKGLEISGTFARRAGVIQMEMTLTNKAMSIMTDFAIQFNRNSFGLAPAGPLQVLTPVGPNQSIEVALPLSTVGPVMKMEPLTNLQVAVKNNIDVFYFSSQYPISMLFVEDGKMERQVFLATWKDIPNDNEAQFQIKDCHLNSDAASSKLQGSNVFTIAKRTVEGQDMLYQSMKLTNGIWVLAELRVQAGNPNYTVSLKCRAPEVSQCVFQSYEAMLKN comes from the exons GAGAATCGACAGTTTGGATCCAAGATGACGGACTCCAAGTACTTCACCACTACCAAGAAAG GGGAGATCTTTGAGCTCAAGGCGGAGCTCAACAGCGataagaaggagaagaagaaggaggctGTGAAGAAGGTCATTGCATCTATGACAGTTGGCAAGGATGTCAG CGCTCTGTTCCCAGATGTTGTCAACTGCATGCAGACGGACAACCTTGAACTGAAAAAGCTCGTCTACCTCTACCTGATGAACTACGCCAAGAGTCAGCCGGATATGGCTATCATGGCTGTCAACACCTTTGTGAAG GACTGTGAAGACCCTAACCCTCTGATCCGGGCCCTTGCTGTCCGTACGATGGGCTGCATCCGCGTGGACAAGATCACGGAGTACCTCTGCGAGCCGCTGAGAAAATGCCTGAAGGATGAAGACCCGTACGTGAGAAAGACGGCCGCCGTGTGTGTCGCCAAGCTGCATGATATCAACGCTCAGTTGGTGGAGGACCAAGGCTTCCTGGACACCCTTAAAGACCTCATATCTGACTCCAACCCCATG GTTGTAGCGAACGCAGTGGCAGCGCTGTCGGAGATAGCAGAGTCTCACCCCAACAGTAATCTACTGGACCTGAACCCGCAGACCATCAACAAGCTGCTGACGGCTTTAAATGAGTGTACAGAGTGGGGACAGATATTCATCCTTGACTGCCTGGCCAATTACACGCCCCGCGATGACCGTGAGTCCCAAAG CATCTGTGAGCGTGTCACCCCACGGCTCTCGCATGCCAACTCTGCAGTGGTGCTGTCAGCTGTTAAAGTTTTAATGAAGTTCATGGAGATGCTTCCCAAAGACCTGGACTACTACGGCACCCTGCTGAAGAAGCTCGCCCCGCCACTGGtcactctcctctctgctgagcCCGAGTTGCAATATGTGGCCCTCAGAAACATCAACCTCATCGTACAGAGACG cccAGAGATCCTGAAACACGAGATGAAGGTCTTCTTTGTCAAGTACAATGACCcaatctatgtcaaactggagaAGCTGGACATCATGATTCGCCTGGCATCTCAAGCCAACATCGCCCAG GTCCTGGCTGAGCTGAAGGAGTACGCCACTGAGGTGGATGTGGACTTTGTCCGTAAAGCGGTCAGAGCCATCGGCCGCTGTGCCATCAAAGTAGAG CAATCAGCGGAGCGCTGTGTCAGCACCCTGCTAGACCTCATCCAAACCAAGGTCAACTATGTGGTGCAGGAGGCCATCGTGGTCATCAAGGACATCTTCCGGAAGTACCCCAACAA GTATGAGAGTGTGATTGCCACTCTGTGTGAAAACCTGGACTCCCTGGATGAGCCGGAGGCGCGCGCCGCCATGATCTGGATTGTGGGAGAGTACGCTGAGCGCATCGACAATGCTGATGAGCTGCTGGAGAGCTTTTTGGAGGGTTTCCACGACGAAAGcactcag GTGCAGCTGCAGCTACTGACAGCAATCGTCAAGTTGTTCCTGAAGAAGCCCACTGAGACCCAGGAGCTGGTGCAGCAGGTGTTGAGCTTagccacacag GACTCTGATAACCCAGACCTCAGGGACCGTGGCTACATCTACTGGCGTCTGCTCTCCACAGACCCCGTGGCTGCTAAGGAGGTGGTTCTTGCTGAGAAGCCCCTGATCTCTGAGGAGACGGATCTGATTGAACCCAcgctgctggaggagctcatCTGTCACATTGGTACTCTGGCCTCCGTCTACCACAAGCCTCCCAGTGCCTTTGTTGAGGGCAGCCGCGGCGTTCAGCACAAGAGACTCCCGGGCAGTGCTGGATC AGGAGAGAGTGCTGACAGCCCAGATACcggttctgctgctggagtttcTGAGGCGCCCCCTGCTGTAATCCCATCCCAGGGAGACCTCCTGGGAGATCTGCTTAATCTGGACCTGACACCTCCCACTACCAGCGGACCACCGCCAGCCCCCTCCTCTGGGATGCAGATGGGTGCTATGGACCTTCTCGGAGGAGGACTGGACAGCCTG CTTGGCGGCGACCTTGGAGGAAGTCCTGCT AtgggtgctggttttggtgcacCGCCAACTGCAATGCCAGCTTCCTTCCCTCCACCCGTGAGCGGCGGTCTGGATGACCTGTTCGACCTCGGTGGGAGTGTTGGCATGCCCATGGGAGCCTACAGCCCTCCTAAATCA ATTTGGCTTCCAGCCATGAAGGCCAAGGGTCTGGAGATATCCGGCACGTTTGCCCGCCGTGCCGGGGTCATCCAGATGGAGATGACCCTCACTAATAAAGCTATGAGTATCATGACTGACTTTGCTATCCAGTTTAACAGAAACAG CTTTGGTCTCGCTCCGGCCGGGCCACTCCAGGTTCTCACCCCTGTTGGCCCAAACCAGAGCATTGAAGTGGCCCTTCCCCTCAGTACTGTGGGACCTGTCATGAAGATGGAGCCTCTTACTAACCTGCAG GTGGCCGTTAAGAACAACATTGACGTATTCTACTTCAGCTCCCAGTACCCCATCAGCATGCTGTTTGTAGAGGATGGCAAGATGG AGCGACAGGTGTTCCTGGCCACATGGAAGGACATTCCTAATGACAACGAGGCCCAGTTTCAGATCAAAGACTGCCATCTCAACTCAG ATGCAGCTTCCAGCAAACTGCAGGGTAGCAACGTCTTCACCATAGCCAAGCGCACAGTGGAGGGTCAGGACATGCTGTACCAGTCGATGAAGCTCACCAACGGCATCTGGGTTCTGGCTGAGCTGAGGGTGCAGGCAGGAAACCCAAACTACACG gtgtctcTGAAGTGCAGAGCTCCGGAAGTTTCCCAGTGTGTGTTCCAGAGCTACGAGGCGATGCTGAAGAACTGA
- the ap1b1 gene encoding AP-1 complex subunit beta-1 isoform X1 produces MKADVDVFANVTQSKDGSKNRVWEGTKAITAPCSPVTENRQFGSKMTDSKYFTTTKKGEIFELKAELNSDKKEKKKEAVKKVIASMTVGKDVSALFPDVVNCMQTDNLELKKLVYLYLMNYAKSQPDMAIMAVNTFVKDCEDPNPLIRALAVRTMGCIRVDKITEYLCEPLRKCLKDEDPYVRKTAAVCVAKLHDINAQLVEDQGFLDTLKDLISDSNPMVVANAVAALSEIAESHPNSNLLDLNPQTINKLLTALNECTEWGQIFILDCLANYTPRDDRESQSICERVTPRLSHANSAVVLSAVKVLMKFMEMLPKDLDYYGTLLKKLAPPLVTLLSAEPELQYVALRNINLIVQRRPEILKHEMKVFFVKYNDPIYVKLEKLDIMIRLASQANIAQVLAELKEYATEVDVDFVRKAVRAIGRCAIKVEQSAERCVSTLLDLIQTKVNYVVQEAIVVIKDIFRKYPNKYESVIATLCENLDSLDEPEARAAMIWIVGEYAERIDNADELLESFLEGFHDESTQVQLQLLTAIVKLFLKKPTETQELVQQVLSLATQDSDNPDLRDRGYIYWRLLSTDPVAAKEVVLAEKPLISEETDLIEPTLLEELICHIGTLASVYHKPPSAFVEGSRGVQHKRLPGSAGSGESADSPDTGSAAGVSEAPPAVIPSQGDLLGDLLNLDLTPPTTSGPPPAPSSGMQMGAMDLLGGGLDSLMGDESEPPPVPQRTDTPQSPQLSHQSPSPPDYSPTELGGDLGGSPAMGAGFGAPPTAMPASFPPPVSGGLDDLFDLGGSVGMPMGAYSPPKSIWLPAMKAKGLEISGTFARRAGVIQMEMTLTNKAMSIMTDFAIQFNRNSFGLAPAGPLQVLTPVGPNQSIEVALPLSTVGPVMKMEPLTNLQVAVKNNIDVFYFSSQYPISMLFVEDGKMERQVFLATWKDIPNDNEAQFQIKDCHLNSDAASSKLQGSNVFTIAKRTVEGQDMLYQSMKLTNGIWVLAELRVQAGNPNYTVSLKCRAPEVSQCVFQSYEAMLKN; encoded by the exons GAGAATCGACAGTTTGGATCCAAGATGACGGACTCCAAGTACTTCACCACTACCAAGAAAG GGGAGATCTTTGAGCTCAAGGCGGAGCTCAACAGCGataagaaggagaagaagaaggaggctGTGAAGAAGGTCATTGCATCTATGACAGTTGGCAAGGATGTCAG CGCTCTGTTCCCAGATGTTGTCAACTGCATGCAGACGGACAACCTTGAACTGAAAAAGCTCGTCTACCTCTACCTGATGAACTACGCCAAGAGTCAGCCGGATATGGCTATCATGGCTGTCAACACCTTTGTGAAG GACTGTGAAGACCCTAACCCTCTGATCCGGGCCCTTGCTGTCCGTACGATGGGCTGCATCCGCGTGGACAAGATCACGGAGTACCTCTGCGAGCCGCTGAGAAAATGCCTGAAGGATGAAGACCCGTACGTGAGAAAGACGGCCGCCGTGTGTGTCGCCAAGCTGCATGATATCAACGCTCAGTTGGTGGAGGACCAAGGCTTCCTGGACACCCTTAAAGACCTCATATCTGACTCCAACCCCATG GTTGTAGCGAACGCAGTGGCAGCGCTGTCGGAGATAGCAGAGTCTCACCCCAACAGTAATCTACTGGACCTGAACCCGCAGACCATCAACAAGCTGCTGACGGCTTTAAATGAGTGTACAGAGTGGGGACAGATATTCATCCTTGACTGCCTGGCCAATTACACGCCCCGCGATGACCGTGAGTCCCAAAG CATCTGTGAGCGTGTCACCCCACGGCTCTCGCATGCCAACTCTGCAGTGGTGCTGTCAGCTGTTAAAGTTTTAATGAAGTTCATGGAGATGCTTCCCAAAGACCTGGACTACTACGGCACCCTGCTGAAGAAGCTCGCCCCGCCACTGGtcactctcctctctgctgagcCCGAGTTGCAATATGTGGCCCTCAGAAACATCAACCTCATCGTACAGAGACG cccAGAGATCCTGAAACACGAGATGAAGGTCTTCTTTGTCAAGTACAATGACCcaatctatgtcaaactggagaAGCTGGACATCATGATTCGCCTGGCATCTCAAGCCAACATCGCCCAG GTCCTGGCTGAGCTGAAGGAGTACGCCACTGAGGTGGATGTGGACTTTGTCCGTAAAGCGGTCAGAGCCATCGGCCGCTGTGCCATCAAAGTAGAG CAATCAGCGGAGCGCTGTGTCAGCACCCTGCTAGACCTCATCCAAACCAAGGTCAACTATGTGGTGCAGGAGGCCATCGTGGTCATCAAGGACATCTTCCGGAAGTACCCCAACAA GTATGAGAGTGTGATTGCCACTCTGTGTGAAAACCTGGACTCCCTGGATGAGCCGGAGGCGCGCGCCGCCATGATCTGGATTGTGGGAGAGTACGCTGAGCGCATCGACAATGCTGATGAGCTGCTGGAGAGCTTTTTGGAGGGTTTCCACGACGAAAGcactcag GTGCAGCTGCAGCTACTGACAGCAATCGTCAAGTTGTTCCTGAAGAAGCCCACTGAGACCCAGGAGCTGGTGCAGCAGGTGTTGAGCTTagccacacag GACTCTGATAACCCAGACCTCAGGGACCGTGGCTACATCTACTGGCGTCTGCTCTCCACAGACCCCGTGGCTGCTAAGGAGGTGGTTCTTGCTGAGAAGCCCCTGATCTCTGAGGAGACGGATCTGATTGAACCCAcgctgctggaggagctcatCTGTCACATTGGTACTCTGGCCTCCGTCTACCACAAGCCTCCCAGTGCCTTTGTTGAGGGCAGCCGCGGCGTTCAGCACAAGAGACTCCCGGGCAGTGCTGGATC AGGAGAGAGTGCTGACAGCCCAGATACcggttctgctgctggagtttcTGAGGCGCCCCCTGCTGTAATCCCATCCCAGGGAGACCTCCTGGGAGATCTGCTTAATCTGGACCTGACACCTCCCACTACCAGCGGACCACCGCCAGCCCCCTCCTCTGGGATGCAGATGGGTGCTATGGACCTTCTCGGAGGAGGACTGGACAGCCTG ATGGGGGATGAGTCTGAGCCG CCACCCGTTCCCCAGCGGACGGACACCCCTCAGTCACCTCAGCTCTCTCATCAGTCCCCATCGCCCCCCGATTACAGCCCCACTGAG CTTGGCGGCGACCTTGGAGGAAGTCCTGCT AtgggtgctggttttggtgcacCGCCAACTGCAATGCCAGCTTCCTTCCCTCCACCCGTGAGCGGCGGTCTGGATGACCTGTTCGACCTCGGTGGGAGTGTTGGCATGCCCATGGGAGCCTACAGCCCTCCTAAATCA ATTTGGCTTCCAGCCATGAAGGCCAAGGGTCTGGAGATATCCGGCACGTTTGCCCGCCGTGCCGGGGTCATCCAGATGGAGATGACCCTCACTAATAAAGCTATGAGTATCATGACTGACTTTGCTATCCAGTTTAACAGAAACAG CTTTGGTCTCGCTCCGGCCGGGCCACTCCAGGTTCTCACCCCTGTTGGCCCAAACCAGAGCATTGAAGTGGCCCTTCCCCTCAGTACTGTGGGACCTGTCATGAAGATGGAGCCTCTTACTAACCTGCAG GTGGCCGTTAAGAACAACATTGACGTATTCTACTTCAGCTCCCAGTACCCCATCAGCATGCTGTTTGTAGAGGATGGCAAGATGG AGCGACAGGTGTTCCTGGCCACATGGAAGGACATTCCTAATGACAACGAGGCCCAGTTTCAGATCAAAGACTGCCATCTCAACTCAG ATGCAGCTTCCAGCAAACTGCAGGGTAGCAACGTCTTCACCATAGCCAAGCGCACAGTGGAGGGTCAGGACATGCTGTACCAGTCGATGAAGCTCACCAACGGCATCTGGGTTCTGGCTGAGCTGAGGGTGCAGGCAGGAAACCCAAACTACACG gtgtctcTGAAGTGCAGAGCTCCGGAAGTTTCCCAGTGTGTGTTCCAGAGCTACGAGGCGATGCTGAAGAACTGA